In the Hordeum vulgare subsp. vulgare chromosome 7H, MorexV3_pseudomolecules_assembly, whole genome shotgun sequence genome, one interval contains:
- the LOC123407666 gene encoding cinnamoyl-CoA reductase 1-like, translating to MDAAGTTTTACVTGAGGFVASWLVKLLLSRGGGGRRYAVRGTVRDLGDAKNAHLPALDGAAERLRLFKADLLDYGSMAAAIAGCDVVFHVACPVLANHTPNPEADLIAPAVTGTMNVLKACSEAKVKRVVMVSSVAAVMTNPSWPEGKPMDEDCWSDVDYCRTTENWYNLSKTLAELQAFDYAKRSGLDVVTVCPSLVIGPLLQPTVNASSSVIVDFLKGEHEVKSKIRNFVDVRDLADALILVYETPEVSGRYICSSHASKVSDVIDLLKSMYPAYKFANKIVHVDDEPSFSSRKLEMLGWKIKPLEETLRDSVESYKAAAVLN from the exons ATGGACGCCGCCGGGACGACGACGACCGCGTGCGTGACCGGCGCCGGCGGCTTCGTGGCCTCGTGGCTCGTCAAGCTGCTCCTctcccgcggcggcggcggccgccgcTACGCCGTCCGCGGCACCGTCCGTGACCTCG GCGACGCCAAGAACGCGCACCTGCCGGCGCTGGACGGCGCCGCGGAGAGGCTGCGGCTGTTCAAGGCCGACCTGCTGGACTACGGCAGCATGGCGGCGGCCATCGCCGGCTGCGACGTCGTCTTCCACGTCGCCTGCCCCGTCCTCGCCAACCACACCCCTAACCCCGAG GCTGATTTGATTGCCCCTGCTGTTACTGGCACGATGAACGTCCTGAAAGCTTGCTCTGAGGCCAAGGTCAAGAGGGTTGTGATGGTGTCCTCCGTCGCTGCCGTCATGACGAACCCCAGCTGGCCTGAAGGCAAGCCCATGGATGAAGACTGCTGGTCTGACGTCGACTACTGCAGAACCACAGAG AATTGGTACAACCTTTCCAAAACACTAGCAGAGCTTCAGGCCTTCGATTACGCAAAGAGAAGCGGACTAGACGTCGTGACTGTCTGTCCGTCGCTGGTGATTGGGCCCTTGCTGCAACCTACGGTGAACGCGAGCAGCTCGGTCATAGTTGATTTCTTGAAAG GTGAACATGAGGTAAAGAGCAAGATCAGAAACTTCGTGGATGTTCGGGACCTTGCCGATGCTCTCATCCTGGTGTATGAAACCCCAGAGGTCTCCGGACGCTATATATGCAGTTCACATGCAAGCAAGGTCTCCGATGTCATAGACCTGCTGAAGAGCATGTATCCTGCTTACAAATTTGCCAACAA GATTGTCCATGTGGATGACGAGCCCTCGTTTAGTTCAAGGAAGCTTGAGATGCTGGGCTGGAAAATCAAGCCACTTGAAGAGACCCTCAGGGACAGTGTCGAATCATACAAGGCTGCAGCTGTCTTGAATtga